A part of Melittangium boletus DSM 14713 genomic DNA contains:
- a CDS encoding TetR/AcrR family transcriptional regulator: MPRIDAPSLAEHREATWRRLRDSFLEVMAEEGYAALSLASVARRAGIARNTIYNYAPTKDALLVAVVKAEVEPFVAQVVQEAAGVDDPEERLALVVRRDLAAFAPGARSLPVINSLKDVLPEEVSASIAACFAPVLDVVGRIVEEGVSAGAFRPVAHVGRVVEMMVGVMVAARHSLILGTPLDVIVAETTEFLVGALRRREEPSSSRTDVGPRRGERKKR; the protein is encoded by the coding sequence ATGCCCAGGATTGACGCCCCCTCGCTCGCCGAGCACCGTGAGGCCACCTGGAGGCGACTGCGCGACAGCTTCCTGGAGGTGATGGCGGAAGAGGGCTACGCGGCGCTGTCCCTGGCCTCGGTGGCGAGGCGGGCGGGGATCGCGAGGAACACGATCTACAATTACGCGCCGACCAAGGACGCGTTGCTCGTCGCCGTCGTGAAGGCCGAGGTCGAGCCATTCGTGGCCCAGGTGGTCCAGGAGGCCGCGGGCGTGGACGACCCGGAAGAGCGGCTGGCCCTCGTTGTCCGGCGTGATTTGGCGGCCTTCGCGCCCGGCGCCCGGAGCCTTCCGGTGATCAACTCCCTGAAAGACGTGTTGCCGGAGGAGGTGAGCGCATCGATCGCCGCCTGCTTCGCGCCCGTGCTCGACGTGGTCGGCCGCATCGTGGAGGAGGGCGTCTCCGCGGGGGCCTTCCGCCCCGTGGCCCACGTTGGCCGTGTCGTCGAGATGATGGTCGGCGTCATGGTGGCGGCACGACACTCCCTCATTCTGGGCACGCCGCTCGATGTCATCGTGGCCGAGACCACGGAATTCCTCGTCGGTGCTCTACGGCGCCGAGAGGAGCCAAGCTCCAGCCGGACCGACGTGGGGCCGAGGCGCGGAGAGCGCAAGAAGCGATGA
- a CDS encoding FAD-dependent monooxygenase has translation MTAPARSALVVGLGIAGMASAIGLRKAGWRVTVIERAPQRRVGGYFIGLFGTGASAARRLGVMDDLHTRTPKSAKTWEVTRAGNRRRGAGFLDQPGEPQGVLRGDIEAALFQNLGDVEVRYGTEPMAIVDLEGGARVTTRQSSTGEERSERFDLVVGADGLRSTVRRLVFGPHDQFLKPLHAMICAFQLSEQVPYFPENNGIVLAEPRRSLWVFPFEDRPPTALFSYRTRDIDAQFREPVGTVLRRTYGPEPLGDALEHVFAQLDRTESFLFDSVNQVSMRSWHSGRTVLVGDAAWCVTLYSGMGASMGLAGGSLLGELLALNPNDIGAALSTWEERLRPYIRQHQRTALFNAQIFTPSGPITHVLREGLMRLSGGEKPADAPHNALSRFFARPRNVEFAA, from the coding sequence ATGACCGCCCCCGCCCGTTCAGCTCTCGTCGTCGGACTTGGTATCGCCGGCATGGCCTCCGCCATCGGACTGCGGAAGGCCGGATGGCGGGTGACCGTGATCGAAAGGGCGCCCCAACGCCGCGTGGGTGGCTACTTCATCGGGCTGTTCGGCACGGGTGCCAGCGCCGCCAGACGGCTGGGGGTGATGGACGACCTCCATACCCGCACCCCCAAGAGCGCGAAGACGTGGGAAGTCACCCGCGCCGGCAACCGCCGCCGGGGGGCCGGATTCCTGGACCAGCCGGGCGAGCCACAAGGCGTGCTGCGCGGCGACATCGAGGCGGCGCTGTTCCAGAACCTCGGCGATGTGGAGGTGCGCTACGGCACCGAGCCGATGGCGATCGTCGACCTCGAAGGCGGCGCCAGGGTCACGACCCGCCAGTCGTCCACGGGCGAGGAGCGGAGCGAGCGGTTCGACCTCGTCGTGGGCGCCGACGGACTGCGCTCGACGGTCCGGCGCCTCGTCTTCGGCCCGCACGACCAATTCCTGAAGCCGCTGCATGCGATGATCTGCGCGTTCCAGCTCTCCGAGCAGGTGCCGTACTTCCCCGAGAACAACGGCATCGTGCTCGCCGAGCCGCGCCGCTCGCTCTGGGTCTTCCCGTTCGAGGACCGCCCGCCGACCGCGCTCTTCTCCTACCGGACCCGCGACATCGACGCGCAGTTTCGCGAGCCCGTCGGGACCGTGTTGCGACGTACCTATGGACCGGAACCGCTCGGTGACGCCCTCGAGCACGTGTTCGCCCAGCTCGACCGCACCGAGAGCTTCCTCTTCGACTCGGTGAACCAGGTGAGCATGCGCTCGTGGCACTCCGGCCGGACCGTGCTCGTGGGCGATGCCGCATGGTGCGTGACGCTGTACTCCGGCATGGGCGCGTCGATGGGCCTCGCTGGAGGCTCCCTGCTCGGAGAGCTGTTGGCGCTGAACCCGAATGACATCGGTGCCGCGCTGAGCACCTGGGAGGAGCGGCTCAGGCCTTACATCCGCCAGCATCAGCGGACCGCGCTTTTCAACGCGCAGATCTTCACGCCGAGCGGGCCGATCACCCACGTGCTTCGCGAAGGTCTGATGCGGCTGAGCGGCGGGGAGAAGCCGGCCGACGCCCCGCACAACGCCCTCTCGCGGTTCTTCGCTCGACCGAGGAACGTCGAGTTCGCCGCCTAG
- a CDS encoding TetR/AcrR family transcriptional regulator — MYASGPDEPKKATRERDAERTRTELINAAWTLFSTRGFAHTGVREVAELAGVNPALVIRYFGSKEGLFRETLERADISPILRGDRRRFGADLMAAVLGSQEDSVSPLAMMMLSAADPMAHAASVEFFQTKLIAPLARWLGPPDGEGRAARISILWTGFLTNWKLLPIRSLDQAHLASTRRWLETTTQAIVDEGEA, encoded by the coding sequence GTGTACGCGTCCGGCCCCGACGAGCCCAAGAAGGCGACGCGCGAGCGCGACGCCGAGCGCACGCGCACCGAGCTCATCAACGCCGCGTGGACCCTTTTCTCGACGCGAGGATTCGCCCATACCGGCGTGCGCGAGGTGGCGGAGCTCGCCGGGGTGAATCCCGCGCTCGTCATCCGCTACTTCGGCTCGAAGGAGGGGTTGTTCCGGGAGACGTTGGAGCGGGCGGACATCTCCCCGATTCTGCGCGGAGATCGGCGCCGCTTCGGAGCGGACTTGATGGCGGCGGTGCTCGGCAGTCAGGAGGACTCCGTGAGCCCGCTCGCGATGATGATGCTCTCGGCGGCCGACCCCATGGCGCACGCGGCGAGCGTCGAGTTTTTCCAGACGAAGTTGATCGCGCCGTTGGCCAGGTGGCTGGGGCCGCCGGATGGAGAGGGGCGTGCGGCGCGGATCAGCATTCTCTGGACCGGCTTCCTCACCAATTGGAAGTTGCTGCCCATCCGGTCGCTCGATCAGGCGCACCTCGCCTCCACCCGCCGCTGGCTGGAGACCACGACCCAGGCGATCGTCGACGAAGGCGAGGCATGA
- a CDS encoding 2Fe-2S iron-sulfur cluster-binding protein yields MAKITFIEAAGTEHEVEAKEGQSVMQAAMDNLVPGIVAECGGFASCATCHGYVDEAWLKKLPPPDEGEAAMIECAFHVRPNSRLTCQLKVTPALEGLVVRLPVSQTGE; encoded by the coding sequence ATGGCGAAGATCACATTCATCGAGGCGGCTGGGACGGAACACGAGGTCGAGGCGAAGGAGGGACAGTCCGTCATGCAGGCGGCGATGGACAACCTCGTGCCAGGCATCGTCGCCGAGTGCGGAGGCTTCGCCAGCTGCGCGACCTGCCACGGCTACGTCGATGAGGCCTGGTTGAAGAAGCTCCCCCCGCCGGATGAGGGGGAAGCGGCGATGATCGAGTGCGCCTTCCACGTGCGGCCCAACAGCCGGCTGACCTGTCAGCTCAAGGTGACGCCCGCGCTGGAGGGATTGGTGGTCCGTCTTCCCGTCTCGCAGACGGGCGAGTGA
- a CDS encoding cytochrome P450, which produces MHAFSGQKLDKIPAHVPPELVYEYDNARDPRMLEDPHGRMRSLILEAPPIFFTPYNGGHWFVTRKQAIVDITMNPEVYSNKISGEHSGEHKDSQPGLNLLPISEDPPRHTAYRTPLNQPLSAKSLAGLESAIRVMANELIDKVLAAGRCDFLSDIAEPLPVTLFLKLAGMPTNRLAEFRHLAVQAASATVDPATRAETFKQIAGIMAESIQSRQEKREEDLLSRLLDAKIDGRNPTFQEMLGYSMLLFLGGLDTVVNAMSFGVRHLARDQELQAKLRADPSLLPGAIEELLRLYGIASVPRRVTRDTVCHGVQFKQGDTMLLLLPAANYDDAAFPNPEQFMLGRTEQHMSFNSGPHRCVGLNLARLELKVFYQEWLKRVPPFRLDPQAPPRFMGGFTLAVTSLPLVWE; this is translated from the coding sequence ATGCATGCCTTTAGCGGACAGAAGTTGGACAAGATTCCCGCGCACGTCCCACCAGAGCTCGTCTACGAATACGACAACGCCCGGGATCCACGGATGCTCGAGGATCCGCACGGCCGGATGCGCTCGCTCATCCTCGAGGCCCCGCCCATCTTCTTCACCCCGTACAATGGGGGCCATTGGTTCGTGACCCGGAAGCAGGCCATCGTGGACATCACGATGAACCCCGAGGTCTACAGCAACAAGATCTCCGGGGAACACTCGGGGGAGCACAAGGACTCGCAGCCGGGCTTGAATCTGTTGCCCATCTCGGAGGATCCGCCGCGGCACACGGCGTACCGGACGCCGCTCAACCAGCCGCTGTCGGCCAAATCGCTCGCCGGACTCGAGTCGGCGATCCGGGTCATGGCGAACGAGCTCATCGACAAGGTGCTCGCCGCGGGACGCTGCGACTTCCTCTCGGACATCGCCGAGCCACTGCCCGTCACGTTGTTCCTGAAGCTGGCCGGCATGCCGACCAACCGTCTGGCGGAGTTCCGTCACCTGGCCGTGCAGGCGGCGTCCGCCACGGTGGATCCCGCGACCCGCGCGGAGACGTTCAAGCAGATCGCGGGGATCATGGCGGAGAGCATCCAGTCCCGGCAGGAGAAGCGTGAGGAGGATCTGCTCAGCCGGCTGCTCGACGCGAAAATCGACGGCCGCAACCCTACGTTCCAGGAGATGCTGGGCTACAGCATGCTCCTGTTCCTCGGGGGCTTGGACACCGTGGTGAATGCCATGAGCTTCGGCGTCCGGCACCTGGCGCGCGATCAGGAGTTGCAGGCGAAGCTCCGGGCCGACCCCAGCCTCCTACCCGGAGCCATCGAGGAACTGCTGCGGCTCTATGGCATCGCGTCCGTGCCCCGGCGGGTGACGCGCGACACGGTGTGCCATGGTGTCCAGTTCAAGCAGGGCGACACGATGTTGTTGCTCCTGCCCGCGGCCAACTACGACGACGCGGCGTTCCCCAATCCCGAGCAGTTCATGCTGGGCCGGACGGAGCAGCACATGTCGTTCAACTCGGGTCCACACCGGTGCGTCGGGTTGAATCTGGCCCGCCTGGAGCTGAAGGTGTTCTACCAGGAGTGGTTGAAGCGCGTGCCGCCGTTCCGGCTGGATCCCCAGGCGCCGCCGCGGTTCATGGGGGGCTTCACCCTGGCGGTCACGAGCCTGCCGCTGGTCTGGGAATAG
- a CDS encoding Coq4 family protein, whose amino-acid sequence MIDPQTLSLPDNPSLFTRLRVATQCLEVAKHDPTNPTAGQLLNISLDMKVYASLVQRLQRSEEGRRLLSERPSMQAGDFDLATLEHLPEGTLGREFARYYRDNKISPFATTLEIKKDVDYIGKRYRETHDVLHVLTGYATDVMGEMELQAYALGNLGIRTAAFILLLSSFQFLSAPQSGVGRSEYLRRLWAAFRRGRASPLFLDFWFERNWETPVATLRARLCAPAERMN is encoded by the coding sequence ATGATCGATCCCCAGACCCTGTCCCTGCCCGACAACCCCTCCCTGTTCACCCGCCTGCGCGTGGCGACCCAGTGCCTGGAGGTGGCCAAGCACGACCCAACGAATCCCACCGCCGGCCAGCTGCTCAACATCTCCCTGGACATGAAGGTCTACGCCTCGCTCGTCCAGCGGCTTCAGCGCAGCGAGGAGGGGCGCCGCCTCCTGTCCGAGCGGCCTTCCATGCAGGCAGGAGATTTCGACCTGGCCACCCTCGAGCATCTGCCCGAGGGCACGTTGGGCCGTGAGTTCGCGCGTTACTACCGCGACAACAAGATCTCACCCTTCGCGACGACGCTCGAGATCAAGAAAGACGTCGACTACATCGGCAAGCGCTACCGCGAGACGCATGACGTGTTGCACGTGCTGACGGGCTACGCCACGGATGTGATGGGCGAGATGGAGTTGCAGGCGTACGCCTTGGGCAATCTGGGAATCCGGACCGCGGCGTTCATCCTGCTGCTCAGCTCGTTCCAATTCCTCTCGGCTCCGCAGTCCGGTGTCGGGCGCTCCGAGTACCTGCGGCGGCTGTGGGCCGCGTTCCGCCGTGGCCGTGCGTCCCCGCTGTTCCTCGACTTCTGGTTCGAGCGGAATTGGGAGACCCCCGTGGCCACCCTGCGCGCGCGGCTGTGCGCTCCCGCGGAGCGGATGAACTGA
- a CDS encoding TetR/AcrR family transcriptional regulator, whose protein sequence is MSSDARSAILEAAGEVFTRFGFKKAAMEDIARLAGVGKGSLYLHFDSKEALFEACLRRDIVERVAELEAAVRGAQAPDAQVRAFIHCKLGQLTRQLHGQRLRMDTLLEMHSHALRLLPEHQRMEEALLARLLLEGNTQGVFAVTDPHQVAVGLVESLAGLAVKGLTQGFDAPGRAALDAYFDVFIRGLAPVGSAPRRKS, encoded by the coding sequence ATGAGTTCCGATGCCCGCTCCGCCATCCTCGAAGCCGCCGGCGAGGTGTTCACCCGCTTCGGCTTCAAGAAGGCCGCCATGGAGGACATCGCCCGCCTCGCGGGGGTCGGTAAGGGCAGCCTCTATCTGCACTTCGACAGCAAGGAGGCGCTGTTCGAGGCGTGCCTCCGGCGGGACATCGTGGAACGCGTCGCGGAGCTCGAGGCGGCTGTACGCGGTGCCCAGGCCCCGGACGCCCAGGTGCGTGCCTTCATCCACTGCAAGTTGGGGCAGCTCACACGCCAGCTGCACGGCCAGCGCTTGCGGATGGACACGCTCTTGGAGATGCACTCGCACGCGCTGCGCCTGTTGCCCGAGCACCAGCGGATGGAGGAGGCTCTGCTGGCCCGCCTCCTCCTCGAGGGCAACACCCAAGGGGTGTTCGCCGTCACTGACCCCCACCAGGTGGCCGTGGGGCTCGTGGAATCCCTCGCGGGACTCGCCGTCAAGGGACTGACGCAGGGCTTCGACGCCCCCGGGCGAGCGGCCCTGGACGCTTACTTCGACGTCTTCATCCGCGGCCTGGCCCCCGTTGGGTCGGCGCCGCGCCGCAAGAGCTGA
- a CDS encoding choice-of-anchor A family protein, which translates to MTSQRPSLAASSTFFIIATSLLLWGCTADPDERNNSLPAKPTLGHIEAPLVANGSFENGDLSGWAVGTHMNHSGLRRLPPDSFSDLNLSSGGLNLTSVEGGVPETQIPAGLSASSSLRYPKYGQWSALINRFGNNDNTNSLSQSFSITNADVDPADGKVHLRFALAPVFEDPGHSASQQPYFYVAVHNASRNKQLFAKFAYSNQPGVPWQKDASTGVLYTDWQIFDLAPSAADLDIGDQVELTVVAAGCSQGGHYGHVYVDSFGAFLPGLSIAASAPFQANAGSNLTYTYLVKNSGMDTATNVIVDQPLPAKTTFVGLNAPGATCTTPAVGATGTVSCNLGTVNPTADTSFQLIVKIDSGATGTVSNGSYTVRAENISPLIGPLVETAITQGVMFADLVLTKSDGVAAVVWGQTVQYIIEVTNQGPSAVIDARVLDTLPAQLTSASWTCTSSNGGSCATPTGTGHIDAKVNLPVNTKAVFTLSANVVSGSGSGRLSNLASVTAPSDVVDNDTTNNQGVDTDSIGSLHLVTVNKAPASSGTGRVVTSPAAIDCDAACASASAQFMDGSLVSVTATAAPGNTFVGWTGACTGTANPCNFTVTEDTVLIAEFSSPKAPAGGACSSANDCLSRSCVDGVCCNTTCTEQCMACNLPGLIGTCSPVTGAPVGGRPACASDGSVCGGNCNGTSASCSYPAASTVCRQASCSGSVETHAAFCDGSGSCPGATIVTCAPFVCGANACLTQCTTFADCSTGNYCSAQGQCLDDVERPVLLLPAPLVLEGTSPAGAVAHFAATATDAVAGAVPVTCSPVSGSMFALGTTLVTCGAQDGHGNVASGSFTVTVVDTTPPRLLILGSSNETLECGAPYLEQGATASDICSGDLSAAIVTTGGVDNSTVGSYTVHYEVADGVGLTASSDRVVTVKDTLAPVIHMNPGPSVLACSGTAYQDPGATAVDACSGDLSSNIVVSSNLDQSRAGQYSVSYTVTDSAGHSSTAVRHLTVGPCCLNIRLSDYNLFLLEDYTGGQDVLGKVAAGGDITLTDFSVGTGLPDSGISDTLVAGGNLSLSRGGVWGHARYGSGYSADRTVVYPRGLPAQGTPINFAARFAALRNLSSKLNSMPANGRTTREVWGGIMLSSTDSSLNVFDVSASAFSGAVLLNINAPANSLVVLNIRGASATLSRFGITFSGGIDHHGVLFNFVDATRIDASGIGILGTVLAPNARITFNDGSWDGGIYAVSLTGNAEGHINPLTDRDICP; encoded by the coding sequence ATGACATCGCAAAGACCGAGTCTCGCTGCCTCGTCTACCTTTTTCATTATCGCTACCAGCTTGCTCCTATGGGGTTGCACCGCTGACCCGGACGAGCGGAACAACTCGCTTCCCGCGAAACCCACGCTCGGTCATATCGAGGCGCCGCTGGTGGCTAATGGTAGCTTCGAGAATGGCGACCTGAGCGGCTGGGCTGTGGGGACGCACATGAATCACAGCGGTTTGCGCCGCCTCCCACCGGACAGCTTTTCCGATCTGAATCTCAGTTCTGGAGGATTGAATCTGACCTCCGTGGAGGGGGGCGTGCCGGAAACGCAAATTCCGGCGGGCCTGAGCGCGAGTTCGTCTCTTCGCTATCCGAAATATGGCCAGTGGTCCGCGCTCATCAATAGATTCGGCAACAACGACAACACCAACAGCCTGAGTCAGTCCTTCAGCATCACCAACGCGGACGTCGATCCGGCGGATGGAAAGGTACACCTGCGCTTCGCGCTTGCGCCGGTTTTCGAGGATCCAGGGCATTCGGCCAGTCAACAGCCCTATTTCTACGTCGCGGTCCACAATGCCTCGCGGAACAAGCAGCTGTTCGCGAAGTTCGCGTACTCGAACCAGCCCGGCGTACCTTGGCAGAAGGATGCGTCGACCGGCGTGCTCTACACCGATTGGCAGATCTTCGATCTTGCCCCCTCGGCCGCGGACCTCGACATCGGGGATCAGGTTGAGCTCACCGTTGTCGCCGCCGGTTGTTCGCAGGGGGGCCATTACGGCCACGTTTATGTGGACAGTTTCGGTGCCTTCCTTCCTGGTCTGTCGATTGCCGCAAGTGCCCCCTTCCAGGCGAATGCTGGCAGCAACCTGACCTATACCTACCTGGTGAAGAACTCTGGCATGGACACGGCCACCAACGTCATCGTCGATCAGCCTCTTCCGGCGAAAACCACCTTCGTTGGGCTCAACGCGCCGGGCGCGACTTGCACCACTCCCGCGGTTGGTGCGACGGGCACGGTTTCCTGCAACCTGGGCACGGTCAATCCCACAGCGGATACGTCTTTCCAGTTGATCGTGAAGATTGACTCTGGAGCCACGGGGACCGTGAGCAACGGCAGTTACACCGTTCGCGCCGAAAATATTTCACCGCTCATTGGGCCACTGGTCGAGACGGCCATCACCCAGGGCGTGATGTTCGCGGACTTGGTGCTCACGAAGAGTGATGGTGTCGCCGCAGTCGTCTGGGGCCAGACCGTGCAGTACATCATCGAAGTCACGAATCAGGGCCCCTCGGCGGTGATCGACGCGCGCGTGCTCGACACCCTGCCGGCACAGCTCACTTCCGCCTCCTGGACCTGCACTTCGTCTAACGGTGGCTCTTGCGCCACGCCCACAGGCACGGGTCATATCGATGCGAAGGTTAACCTGCCAGTCAATACCAAGGCCGTCTTCACCTTGAGCGCGAACGTCGTCAGCGGCTCCGGAAGTGGCCGCCTGTCCAATCTGGCTTCTGTCACCGCACCCTCCGACGTGGTTGATAACGACACCACCAATAACCAGGGAGTCGACACCGATTCGATCGGGAGCCTTCACCTAGTCACCGTGAACAAGGCCCCTGCCTCCAGTGGAACGGGCAGAGTCGTCACCAGCCCTGCGGCCATTGACTGCGACGCGGCCTGCGCCAGCGCGAGCGCGCAGTTCATGGATGGCTCCCTGGTGAGTGTTACCGCGACCGCAGCCCCTGGCAACACGTTCGTCGGCTGGACGGGCGCTTGCACCGGCACCGCCAACCCGTGCAACTTCACTGTCACCGAGGACACGGTCCTCATCGCGGAATTCTCCTCGCCGAAAGCACCCGCTGGAGGAGCCTGTTCGAGCGCCAATGATTGTCTCAGCAGATCTTGCGTGGATGGTGTTTGCTGTAACACCACCTGCACGGAGCAGTGCATGGCCTGCAACCTCCCGGGCCTGATCGGTACGTGCTCACCCGTTACCGGTGCGCCGGTGGGTGGCCGCCCCGCATGTGCGTCCGACGGGTCCGTCTGTGGTGGCAACTGCAACGGCACGAGTGCCAGCTGCTCCTATCCTGCCGCGAGCACTGTATGCCGCCAGGCGAGCTGCTCGGGAAGCGTCGAAACCCACGCGGCGTTTTGCGACGGCAGTGGTTCTTGCCCGGGGGCCACGATCGTCACCTGTGCTCCGTTCGTATGCGGAGCGAACGCCTGCCTCACTCAGTGCACGACCTTCGCCGATTGCTCGACCGGCAACTACTGCAGTGCACAGGGCCAGTGCCTCGACGACGTTGAGCGCCCCGTGCTGCTGTTGCCAGCCCCCCTCGTACTCGAGGGAACCAGTCCGGCGGGTGCCGTGGCGCATTTCGCCGCGACGGCCACCGACGCGGTCGCTGGCGCGGTTCCGGTGACCTGCTCGCCAGTTTCTGGCTCCATGTTCGCTCTGGGCACGACCTTGGTCACCTGCGGCGCACAGGATGGTCATGGCAATGTGGCGAGTGGATCCTTCACCGTCACGGTCGTGGATACCACGCCTCCGCGTCTGCTGATTCTGGGTTCCTCCAACGAGACACTCGAGTGCGGCGCCCCCTATCTGGAGCAGGGAGCTACCGCCTCGGACATCTGCAGCGGGGATTTGAGCGCCGCCATTGTCACCACCGGCGGGGTAGACAACTCGACCGTTGGTTCATACACCGTCCATTATGAAGTCGCGGACGGGGTGGGTCTCACGGCCTCCAGTGACCGCGTGGTGACCGTCAAGGATACCCTGGCCCCGGTCATCCACATGAATCCCGGGCCCTCTGTCCTCGCGTGCTCCGGCACGGCCTACCAGGACCCAGGCGCCACGGCCGTAGACGCCTGCTCTGGTGACTTGAGTTCGAACATCGTCGTCTCCAGCAACCTCGATCAGTCTCGCGCGGGTCAGTACTCGGTCTCCTACACCGTGACGGACTCCGCTGGGCACTCGAGTACCGCGGTTCGCCACCTCACGGTCGGTCCCTGCTGCTTGAATATCCGGTTGAGCGATTACAACCTGTTCTTGCTCGAAGACTACACCGGGGGACAGGATGTCTTGGGCAAGGTGGCGGCTGGTGGCGACATCACCTTGACGGATTTCTCGGTGGGTACGGGACTGCCGGATAGCGGTATTTCCGACACGTTGGTCGCCGGTGGCAATCTGTCCCTCTCGCGCGGCGGTGTTTGGGGTCACGCCCGGTACGGGAGCGGCTACAGCGCCGACCGGACCGTGGTCTACCCACGAGGCCTCCCGGCCCAGGGCACACCTATCAACTTCGCGGCCCGGTTCGCAGCGCTGCGGAACCTATCCTCGAAGCTCAACAGTATGCCGGCCAATGGCCGCACGACGCGTGAGGTGTGGGGCGGCATCATGTTGAGCAGCACGGATTCGTCCTTGAACGTCTTTGACGTGAGCGCCAGCGCGTTCAGCGGCG